One window from the genome of Bacillus weihaiensis encodes:
- a CDS encoding ribonucleoside-diphosphate reductase subunit alpha — protein sequence MATTTTNTPIIHDSINGDEAFDVKKLQSFFQQIHTQFPSLTIDDYVERIQKTIQQRDTYTSDQLLNLFILEGLANITELEPEWTYFCAQIYLSKLYKEASVSRGYSKEDKYGSLYSLISTLVEKGLYHSKLLDQYSKEEIDQIGTFIDPSRDTLFTYIGLRTLADRYLTRDFSKRLYELPQERFIVIAMTLMANENKAHRLELIKHAYWAMSNLYMTVATPTLSNAGKPVGQLSSCFIDTIDDSLQGIFDSNTDIANLSKSGGGIGAYFGKIRSRGSDIKGFKGVSSGVIPWMKQLNNTAVSVDQLGQRKGAIAVYLDVWHRDIFSFLDAKLNNGDERMRTHDLFTGVCIPDVFMEQVEARGDWYLFDPHEVRQVMGYSLEDFYDEEKGNGSFRQKYWQCVENEQLSKEKVPAIDIMKRVMISQLEAGTPYMFYRDEVNRKNPNAHQGMIYCSNLCTEITQNQSPTTVEEQFTEDGKIITVKTPGDFVVCNLSSINLAKAVNDEVLDKLIPIQVRMLDNVIDLNTIPVLQAKLTNAKYRAIGLGTFGWHHLLALKQIKWESEEAIEYADKLYEQISYLTIQASMELSKEKEAYPVFKDSDWDNGNYFSKREYTTASSELDWDKLREDVKEHGIRNGYLMAVAPNASTSIIAGSTASIDPIFQKVYSEEKKDYKIPVTAPDLNATTTWFYKSAYLIDQHWSIKQNAARQRHIDQAVSFNLYVQNTIKAKELLDLHLSAWHNGLKTSYYLRSTSSEIEECESCAS from the coding sequence ATGGCAACCACAACAACCAATACCCCTATTATTCATGATTCAATTAATGGCGATGAAGCATTTGATGTAAAAAAACTACAATCTTTTTTTCAACAAATTCATACACAATTCCCCTCATTAACTATCGATGACTATGTAGAAAGAATACAAAAAACAATCCAACAAAGAGATACCTATACTTCCGATCAGCTTCTTAATCTTTTCATACTAGAAGGACTAGCTAACATCACTGAGCTTGAACCTGAGTGGACCTATTTTTGTGCACAAATTTACTTATCCAAATTATACAAGGAAGCTTCAGTTAGCCGCGGCTATAGCAAAGAAGACAAATATGGTAGCTTATATTCATTAATTTCGACTCTTGTTGAGAAAGGTCTCTATCATTCAAAATTGCTAGATCAATATAGCAAAGAAGAAATCGATCAAATCGGCACATTTATTGATCCTTCAAGAGACACTTTGTTTACGTATATTGGTCTTAGAACTCTAGCAGATCGTTATCTTACTCGCGACTTCTCTAAGAGATTATATGAGCTGCCACAAGAAAGATTCATTGTAATAGCCATGACATTAATGGCAAATGAAAATAAAGCACACCGCCTAGAGCTTATTAAGCATGCCTATTGGGCAATGAGTAATCTTTATATGACAGTGGCTACACCTACTCTATCAAATGCTGGAAAGCCAGTTGGTCAATTATCTAGCTGCTTTATTGATACTATTGATGATAGTTTACAAGGTATATTCGATAGTAATACAGATATTGCGAATTTATCAAAGTCAGGTGGAGGCATAGGGGCATACTTTGGAAAGATCCGTTCCCGTGGTAGTGATATAAAAGGATTTAAAGGAGTTTCATCTGGTGTCATTCCTTGGATGAAGCAATTAAATAATACAGCTGTTAGTGTTGATCAATTAGGTCAAAGAAAAGGTGCAATTGCCGTTTACTTAGATGTTTGGCATAGAGACATCTTCTCTTTTCTAGATGCGAAGCTAAATAACGGTGACGAAAGAATGCGTACTCACGATTTGTTTACTGGTGTGTGTATTCCAGACGTATTCATGGAACAGGTAGAGGCACGCGGTGATTGGTATTTATTTGACCCACATGAAGTGAGACAAGTGATGGGATATAGCCTAGAAGACTTCTACGATGAAGAAAAAGGGAACGGTAGCTTCCGTCAAAAATATTGGCAATGTGTTGAAAATGAACAGCTTTCAAAAGAAAAAGTACCTGCAATTGACATTATGAAACGCGTCATGATTAGTCAGTTAGAAGCAGGAACTCCATACATGTTTTATCGTGATGAAGTAAACCGAAAAAATCCAAATGCTCATCAAGGGATGATTTATTGCAGCAATTTATGTACCGAAATCACTCAGAACCAAAGTCCAACAACAGTTGAAGAACAATTCACGGAAGACGGGAAAATTATTACCGTAAAAACGCCTGGTGATTTCGTTGTATGTAACCTTTCTTCTATTAATTTAGCAAAAGCAGTCAATGATGAAGTACTTGATAAGCTAATTCCTATTCAAGTAAGAATGCTAGATAATGTTATTGATTTAAATACCATTCCTGTGCTTCAAGCAAAGCTTACAAATGCAAAGTACCGAGCAATCGGCTTAGGAACCTTTGGCTGGCATCACTTACTAGCTTTGAAACAAATAAAATGGGAAAGCGAAGAAGCTATTGAATATGCTGATAAGCTTTATGAACAAATCTCTTATTTAACGATACAAGCGAGCATGGAGCTTTCAAAAGAAAAAGAGGCTTACCCTGTCTTTAAGGATTCAGATTGGGATAATGGGAACTATTTTTCAAAAAGAGAGTATACAACAGCTTCAAGCGAACTAGATTGGGACAAGCTACGAGAGGATGTTAAAGAACATGGAATTCGTAACGGCTATTTAATGGCTGTAGCACCGAATGCTTCTACCTCAATTATTGCTGGTAGTACAGCAAGTATTGACCCAATCTTCCAGAAGGTTTATTCCGAAGAAAAGAAGGATTACAAAATTCCAGTTACAGCACCGGATTTAAATGCTACGACAACTTGGTTTTATAAATCTGCCTACCTTATTGACCAGCATTGGAGCATTAAACAAAATGCTGCAAGACAACGTCATATCGATCAGGCCGTTTCCTTTAATCTCTATGTTCAAAACACGATTAAAGCGAAAGAATTATTAGATCTCCATTTAAGTGCGTGGCATAACGGATTAAAGACATCCTACTATCTTCGCTCCACATCTAGTGAAATTGAGGAATGTGAATCCTGTGCTAGTTAA
- a CDS encoding ribonucleotide-diphosphate reductase subunit beta has product MTEQFLHKRKLMDADAPNRSTAIINGSSSNILNWDDVAYSWAYPRYKKMLANFWTPFEINMAQDIKQYPQLSNDEKDAFLKIIGLLALLDSIQTDYAGKVADYITDSSINALMIILAQQEVIHNHSYSYVLSSIVPKHVQDEVFEYWRSEPILRKRNDFVTNGYEDFANEPTVLNLLKSIVYDVILEGLFFYSGFAFFYNLARNQKMVATSTMINYINRDEQIHVDLFVQIFKEVLREYPEYHTPELAEFVHNTFIQAAELEIEWGRLIIGDKMDGLNMQDIEDYIKFYANVRANQLGFERPFEGYRTNPLKWIKAYEEVDLGKSDFFEQKSRQYTKVNAVDNGFDDL; this is encoded by the coding sequence ATGACAGAACAATTTTTACATAAAAGAAAACTAATGGATGCTGATGCACCAAACCGGTCCACGGCGATAATTAATGGGTCAAGTTCTAACATTTTAAATTGGGATGACGTTGCTTACTCATGGGCATATCCACGCTACAAAAAAATGCTCGCAAACTTTTGGACCCCTTTCGAAATTAATATGGCTCAGGATATTAAACAATATCCTCAATTGTCTAATGATGAAAAGGATGCCTTCTTAAAAATTATTGGACTCCTTGCACTTCTGGATAGCATTCAAACCGACTATGCAGGTAAAGTCGCTGATTATATAACCGATTCGAGCATTAATGCGCTAATGATCATTCTAGCTCAGCAAGAGGTCATACATAACCACTCCTATTCCTATGTCTTATCTAGTATTGTTCCGAAGCACGTACAAGATGAGGTATTTGAGTATTGGCGTAGTGAGCCTATTTTGCGAAAACGAAACGATTTTGTAACAAACGGATACGAAGACTTTGCCAATGAACCTACCGTTTTGAACTTATTAAAATCGATTGTCTATGACGTTATTTTAGAAGGGTTATTCTTCTATTCTGGCTTTGCCTTCTTTTATAATTTGGCTCGTAATCAAAAAATGGTCGCAACAAGTACAATGATTAACTATATAAACCGGGACGAGCAAATACATGTCGACCTATTTGTTCAAATCTTTAAAGAGGTACTAAGAGAATATCCTGAGTATCACACACCGGAGCTAGCTGAGTTTGTTCATAATACATTCATCCAGGCAGCAGAACTAGAAATAGAGTGGGGCCGTTTAATCATCGGTGATAAGATGGATGGACTAAATATGCAGGATATTGAGGATTATATTAAGTTCTATGCTAATGTTCGAGCAAATCAACTAGGATTTGAACGTCCTTTTGAAGGCTATCGAACAAACCCTCTTAAATGGATTAAAGCCTATGAAGAGGTTGATTTAGGAAAATCAGATTTCTTTGAGCAAAAATCACGACAATACACGAAGGTTAACGCCGTTGATAATGGATTTGATGATCTTTGA
- a CDS encoding YhdX family protein, which yields MGKGRIRIEESIKNETDDEIFEATLLDEKTEK from the coding sequence ATGGGAAAAGGTAGAATCCGTATAGAAGAAAGTATTAAAAATGAAACTGATGATGAAATATTTGAAGCGACTCTCTTGGATGAAAAAACAGAAAAATAA
- the sda gene encoding sporulation histidine kinase inhibitor Sda produces MRFSTLSNETLLHSFQEACRLQMNPEFIKMLEKEISDRGLHLPNTLRMNHYKKIN; encoded by the coding sequence GTGAGGTTTTCAACATTATCAAATGAAACGTTATTACATAGCTTTCAAGAAGCTTGTAGACTGCAGATGAATCCTGAGTTTATTAAAATGCTAGAAAAAGAGATTAGTGATAGAGGATTGCATTTGCCAAACACGTTACGAATGAATCATTATAAAAAAATTAATTAA
- a CDS encoding universal stress protein → MFKKILLATDGSDHALRAAIKASDIAKLTSDAKITVVYVIDGTQSKSDVLSTEDKEALYEKRQRKLRPTEEMLQEVGVSYEVKVLKGEPGPEIVHFANQEQYDLVVIGSRGLNALQEMVLGSVSHKVAKRVECPVMIVK, encoded by the coding sequence ATGTTCAAAAAAATTTTATTAGCGACAGATGGATCAGACCATGCGTTGCGAGCCGCAATAAAAGCGAGTGACATTGCAAAATTAACTTCGGATGCAAAAATAACGGTTGTCTATGTAATCGATGGTACTCAATCAAAATCTGATGTTTTAAGTACTGAAGATAAAGAAGCGCTTTATGAAAAGCGTCAAAGAAAGCTACGACCTACAGAAGAGATGCTACAAGAAGTAGGAGTATCATATGAAGTGAAGGTGTTAAAAGGGGAGCCAGGTCCAGAAATTGTCCATTTTGCAAATCAAGAACAATATGATTTAGTTGTCATTGGAAGTAGAGGGTTAAATGCTCTACAAGAAATGGTTCTAGGTAGTGTAAGTCATAAGGTGGCAAAACGTGTAGAATGTCCAGTAATGATTGTAAAGTAA
- a CDS encoding SulP family inorganic anion transporter, which translates to MNTQTLKEQWFGNIRGDVLSGIVVALALIPEAIAFSIIAGVDPMVGLYASFCIAVVIAFVGGRPGMISAATGAMALVMVTLVADYGLQYLLAATILTGIIQIILGFFKVDRLMKFIPRSVMVGFVNALAILIFTSQLPHFVGETWIMYAMVAGSLAIIYILPRFTKAIPSPLVAIIVMTVFAILSGVSVRTVGDMGELTQALPMFLLPDIPLNFETLQIIFPYSIALAMVGLLESLLTAQIVDDMTDTESNKNQEAKGQGIANIVAGFFGGMAGCAMIGQSVINVKSGGRGRLSTLVAGMFLMVLILLLNNILVQIPMAALVGVMIMVSIGTFDWSSLRKLHIMPITDTAVMVVTVGTVVITHDLSKGVLAGVLLSAIFFAAKISKVKVESSQNGTTKSYFVKGQLFFASVTELVSSFNFKDQAKEIIIDFSHAHLWDDSAVGAIDKIVLKYKQNGITVKIVGLNKDSSTLVKKLAVYDKANAKMANH; encoded by the coding sequence TTGAACACACAAACATTAAAAGAACAATGGTTTGGGAACATCCGTGGAGATGTGTTATCAGGTATCGTTGTTGCCTTAGCACTTATTCCAGAAGCGATTGCCTTCTCAATTATTGCAGGTGTTGATCCTATGGTCGGATTGTACGCCTCCTTTTGTATTGCAGTTGTCATTGCATTTGTTGGAGGAAGACCTGGAATGATATCTGCCGCAACAGGGGCTATGGCACTTGTCATGGTGACATTAGTAGCTGATTATGGACTGCAGTATTTACTTGCTGCTACGATTCTCACAGGGATTATCCAGATTATATTAGGATTTTTCAAAGTAGATCGGTTAATGAAATTTATCCCACGTTCCGTTATGGTGGGATTTGTGAATGCCTTGGCGATTCTAATTTTCACGTCTCAATTACCTCACTTTGTAGGTGAAACGTGGATTATGTACGCAATGGTAGCTGGTTCATTAGCGATCATCTATATCTTACCTAGGTTTACTAAGGCTATTCCGTCTCCACTAGTTGCAATTATTGTCATGACAGTCTTTGCAATTTTATCTGGCGTTTCTGTACGAACTGTTGGTGATATGGGTGAGTTAACACAAGCACTACCAATGTTTTTGCTCCCAGACATCCCGTTAAACTTTGAAACATTACAAATCATCTTCCCTTACTCAATTGCCTTAGCAATGGTGGGTCTATTAGAATCCTTGTTAACGGCACAAATTGTAGATGATATGACTGATACTGAAAGCAATAAAAACCAAGAAGCGAAAGGACAAGGAATAGCCAATATTGTTGCTGGCTTCTTCGGTGGTATGGCAGGCTGTGCTATGATTGGTCAATCTGTTATTAACGTAAAATCAGGTGGCCGTGGTCGCTTATCTACACTTGTAGCCGGTATGTTCTTAATGGTGCTTATCTTATTATTAAATAACATTCTTGTGCAAATTCCTATGGCTGCCCTTGTTGGAGTCATGATTATGGTATCAATTGGGACTTTTGATTGGTCGTCCCTTAGAAAGCTACACATCATGCCTATTACAGATACGGCTGTTATGGTCGTAACAGTAGGTACTGTTGTCATTACACACGATTTATCTAAAGGAGTATTAGCAGGGGTGCTATTAAGTGCCATTTTCTTTGCTGCTAAAATTTCTAAAGTAAAAGTAGAATCATCTCAAAATGGGACGACAAAATCCTATTTTGTAAAAGGACAATTATTCTTCGCATCCGTCACAGAACTTGTATCAAGCTTTAACTTTAAAGATCAAGCAAAAGAGATTATTATTGATTTTAGTCATGCCCACTTATGGGATGATTCAGCAGTAGGTGCAATTGATAAGATTGTGTTAAAGTATAAACAAAATGGTATAACCGTTAAGATTGTAGGGTTAAACAAAGACAGCTCAACTCTCGTTAAAAAACTAGCTGTATATGATAAAGCAAATGCCAAAATGGCGAATCACTAA
- a CDS encoding HAD family hydrolase, with protein sequence MKALFFDLDNTLLDRDESVKSFIDDQYERLRSHVGHILKEEYTTRFLELDQFGYVWKDKVYKQLVEEYRIQGITWEELLQDYLSSFRNHCLSFNHLHAVLIELTNKGYKLGMISNGFSDFQRGNIRALKIEKYFHSIIISEDLGIKKPDLTIFLKGLEEVGVAPEESFFVGDHPANDIEAPKKLGFKTIWKKNKHFHDVKSDYKIEDLSEIIHILHKKRSLI encoded by the coding sequence ATGAAAGCCTTGTTTTTTGACTTAGATAACACACTTTTAGACCGAGATGAATCAGTTAAATCATTTATAGACGATCAGTATGAAAGACTTCGTTCTCATGTTGGACATATCTTAAAAGAAGAATATACGACTCGTTTCTTGGAATTAGATCAGTTTGGTTATGTATGGAAGGATAAGGTATACAAACAGCTTGTGGAAGAGTATCGCATACAAGGGATAACCTGGGAGGAGCTTTTACAGGATTATTTATCGTCTTTTAGAAATCATTGTTTGTCTTTTAATCATTTACATGCTGTCTTAATAGAGCTTACAAACAAAGGGTATAAGCTAGGCATGATTTCAAATGGTTTTAGTGATTTTCAAAGAGGGAATATAAGGGCATTAAAGATAGAGAAATATTTTCATTCGATTATTATTTCTGAGGATTTAGGAATCAAGAAGCCAGATTTGACCATTTTCTTAAAGGGGCTTGAAGAGGTTGGGGTAGCACCTGAGGAAAGTTTCTTTGTTGGTGATCATCCAGCTAATGATATTGAAGCACCAAAAAAACTTGGATTTAAGACAATCTGGAAGAAGAACAAGCATTTTCATGATGTGAAATCAGATTATAAAATAGAAGATTTATCAGAAATTATCCATATTTTACATAAAAAAAGAAGTCTGATCTAG
- a CDS encoding transcriptional regulator SplA domain-containing protein translates to MTEKDKDFYNNEVFAQAEVVQHPKEENHSALILTQSFHLLSHDDLPDEVQKDSLH, encoded by the coding sequence ATGACTGAGAAGGATAAAGATTTTTACAACAATGAAGTCTTTGCACAAGCAGAAGTAGTACAACATCCAAAGGAAGAAAACCATTCAGCATTAATTCTAACACAATCATTTCATTTGTTATCACATGACGATCTACCAGATGAAGTTCAAAAAGATTCTCTCCACTAA
- a CDS encoding DedA family protein, protein MEAVIIDVLEWLTGLGYVGIAIGLMLEVIPSEIVLAYGGYMVVLGRIEMLGAVLAGVVGGTLAQIFLYWLGSIGGRPFLEKYGKYLFINKHHLDLSESWFEKYGSGVIFGARFIPVVRHAISIPAGIAKMSLWKFTVYTAAAMIPWTILFLYLGMELGSNWMYIKEAAKPMMTPLICIICLAFVVYFVSRRFKKPPINE, encoded by the coding sequence ATGGAAGCTGTCATAATTGATGTATTAGAGTGGTTAACTGGTCTCGGTTACGTAGGAATTGCGATAGGTTTGATGCTAGAGGTGATTCCGAGTGAAATTGTCTTAGCGTATGGTGGGTATATGGTTGTTCTCGGAAGAATTGAAATGCTTGGTGCTGTTTTAGCTGGTGTAGTAGGTGGGACATTAGCTCAGATTTTCTTGTATTGGCTAGGAAGTATTGGAGGAAGGCCCTTTCTTGAGAAGTATGGAAAATATTTGTTTATAAACAAGCATCACTTGGATCTATCTGAGTCTTGGTTCGAAAAATATGGATCTGGTGTTATTTTTGGTGCGAGGTTCATTCCAGTTGTGAGACATGCGATTAGTATCCCTGCAGGTATAGCGAAAATGTCTTTATGGAAATTCACAGTGTATACTGCTGCTGCCATGATCCCTTGGACGATCTTATTTTTATATCTGGGAATGGAGCTCGGGAGTAATTGGATGTATATTAAAGAAGCAGCAAAGCCAATGATGACCCCTCTCATTTGTATTATTTGTTTAGCATTTGTGGTTTATTTTGTATCAAGACGCTTTAAGAAACCTCCAATAAATGAGTAG
- a CDS encoding YitT family protein, producing MSEVSSEVSLELQRQLKQHQGLSKAQILKRGLFIFIGALLMAVGLEIFLVPNQVIDGGIVGISIILSHLLGWQLGLFIFLLNIPFFFIGYKQIGKTFAVSTLFGITILSIATALLHPVPAFTEDLLLATVFGGIILGIGVGIVIRYGGSLDGTEILAILANKKLPFSVGETIMFFNIFILGSAGFVFGWNRAMYSLIAYFVAFKTIDVVIQGLDESKSAWIISENYREIGDAIIARLGRGVTYLNGEGAYTGDDKKVIFCIITRLEEAKLKSIVEEHDTSAFLAVANISEVRGGRFKKKDIH from the coding sequence ATGTCAGAAGTATCGTCAGAAGTATCGTTAGAGTTACAAAGGCAACTGAAGCAGCATCAAGGATTATCAAAAGCGCAAATCCTTAAACGAGGTCTTTTTATTTTTATTGGAGCTTTGTTAATGGCTGTAGGTCTAGAAATTTTCCTAGTTCCCAATCAAGTAATTGATGGAGGTATTGTAGGGATTTCCATCATACTTTCCCATTTACTCGGTTGGCAGCTTGGTTTATTTATATTCTTACTCAATATTCCCTTCTTCTTTATTGGCTACAAGCAGATTGGTAAAACGTTTGCTGTCTCTACACTATTTGGTATCACGATCCTCTCTATTGCAACGGCTTTACTTCATCCAGTCCCTGCATTTACAGAAGACCTTCTTCTCGCAACTGTATTTGGTGGAATTATTTTAGGAATTGGAGTAGGAATTGTCATTCGGTATGGAGGTTCCTTAGATGGTACTGAAATTTTAGCGATTCTGGCCAATAAAAAGCTCCCGTTCTCTGTTGGCGAAACAATTATGTTTTTCAATATTTTCATACTTGGTAGCGCCGGCTTTGTGTTTGGTTGGAACAGAGCAATGTATTCACTTATTGCCTACTTTGTTGCGTTTAAGACAATTGACGTAGTCATTCAAGGTCTTGACGAATCAAAGTCAGCTTGGATTATTAGTGAAAACTACCGGGAGATTGGTGATGCCATAATAGCCAGACTCGGGCGTGGGGTGACCTACCTTAATGGAGAAGGAGCATACACTGGAGATGATAAGAAAGTGATTTTCTGTATCATTACTCGACTTGAGGAAGCAAAATTAAAATCGATTGTTGAGGAGCATGATACATCAGCCTTTTTAGCTGTAGCAAATATATCTGAAGTGAGAGGCGGACGCTTTAAAAAGAAAGATATTCACTAA
- a CDS encoding cobalamin B12-binding domain-containing protein: MDESQRNRKSFNPSGRGDNVAWNAKIFAGFLLEGNEDAAWEAAMNAIHSYNNRTQLFEELITKAMQHIGELWETDQISVADEHLATSTCEYILARFQHELKHTQTIKQLREKKAMFMCLENEQHDIGLKMVSQVFEEYGWKTRLLGANLPLEDALKAAEKWQPSIIGLSFSIWYHAELLSTYIHALEKLSHKPIVMVGGRLLANYDFTAYCSENTKLFPTLTELHSWLLNHSSQGV; encoded by the coding sequence ATGGATGAAAGCCAAAGGAATAGAAAAAGCTTTAACCCTAGTGGTAGAGGTGATAATGTGGCTTGGAACGCTAAAATATTTGCAGGCTTTCTACTTGAAGGTAATGAGGATGCCGCATGGGAAGCTGCAATGAATGCAATACATTCATATAATAATAGAACACAGCTTTTTGAAGAGCTCATAACAAAAGCTATGCAGCACATTGGAGAGTTATGGGAAACAGATCAAATCTCTGTTGCAGACGAACATCTTGCAACTTCGACATGTGAATATATATTAGCACGATTTCAACATGAGCTTAAACACACACAAACCATCAAGCAGCTTCGTGAAAAAAAAGCAATGTTCATGTGCTTGGAAAATGAACAGCATGATATTGGACTTAAAATGGTTTCACAAGTTTTTGAGGAATATGGCTGGAAAACACGGTTACTTGGTGCCAATTTGCCTCTAGAGGATGCATTAAAGGCCGCAGAGAAATGGCAGCCAAGCATAATTGGTCTATCCTTTTCAATATGGTATCACGCTGAGCTTTTATCAACTTACATACACGCTCTTGAGAAGCTTTCTCATAAGCCAATTGTTATGGTAGGCGGACGTCTATTAGCAAACTATGACTTTACAGCCTATTGCTCAGAAAATACCAAATTATTCCCAACACTTACTGAATTGCACAGCTGGCTTTTGAACCATTCATCACAAGGAGTGTAA
- a CDS encoding STAS domain-containing protein: protein MSDIKHIPLPYFIINQDLTILESSHQAHDLFGHSDNLLTFIDKESQEKAKRILVAKEKKSTELVMSTLESSFALFQLKINWVNEKGHIVCIEQDGRIQQLIDAVEKHRKRLSDTNFELLDKKEQLEESLAKIMDLSAPSITLTDQIILVPLFGDLEKELIDKNNLKILQKIKHSPIDKVLFDFHGVGEITTEGINELRQLTTSIELMGASSYIIGVKPAHAKVIHQTSIETGTDYLRNLNEAIRSFVI, encoded by the coding sequence ATGTCTGACATCAAACATATACCGCTACCTTATTTTATCATTAATCAAGACCTAACAATCCTTGAGTCTTCACATCAAGCTCATGATCTATTTGGTCATTCCGATAATCTCTTAACATTTATAGATAAGGAAAGCCAAGAAAAAGCAAAGCGAATCTTAGTGGCAAAAGAAAAGAAATCAACGGAGTTAGTAATGTCCACCTTGGAGTCCTCTTTTGCTTTATTCCAATTAAAAATAAACTGGGTTAATGAGAAAGGACATATTGTTTGTATTGAACAGGATGGACGAATTCAACAGCTTATCGATGCCGTTGAAAAACATAGAAAACGATTATCAGATACAAACTTTGAACTGCTCGACAAAAAAGAGCAGCTAGAGGAATCTTTAGCAAAAATCATGGATTTATCAGCACCATCAATCACATTAACCGATCAAATAATACTCGTTCCTCTTTTCGGAGATTTAGAGAAGGAGCTTATAGATAAGAACAACCTTAAAATCCTTCAGAAAATAAAACATAGTCCAATTGATAAGGTATTATTTGATTTTCATGGAGTGGGTGAAATTACAACCGAAGGAATAAATGAATTACGCCAGTTAACTACCTCCATTGAATTGATGGGAGCTAGCTCCTATATTATTGGAGTCAAGCCAGCCCATGCAAAAGTAATCCACCAAACCTCTATTGAAACTGGAACAGATTACTTAAGAAATCTAAACGAAGCAATCCGCTCCTTTGTCATCTAA
- a CDS encoding class F sortase produces MWRIAISIFVILVLSACQEPEVTKETTNEEIGSDITGIEEKAVEEKEEGQQTKTSSITPMTTKNDKPIIRDQREGIKPTTISIPSIKVEANIEDVGLLDNGQMGVPEDFNQVGWFKEGIMPGEQGNAVLAGHVDSKTGPAIFYRLDQLSVGDEVTVQDENGKTLTFVVYDKKSFETETAPVQKIFGFSYRSQLNLITCTGSFNREKGTHEERLVVYTVLKT; encoded by the coding sequence ATGTGGCGAATAGCCATAAGTATCTTTGTCATTCTTGTTTTATCAGCTTGTCAAGAGCCGGAAGTAACCAAAGAAACGACCAATGAAGAAATTGGTTCAGATATAACAGGAATAGAAGAAAAGGCCGTAGAGGAAAAGGAAGAGGGCCAGCAAACAAAAACGTCATCGATAACACCTATGACTACTAAAAATGACAAACCCATTATACGCGATCAAAGAGAGGGAATAAAACCAACGACAATCTCTATTCCCTCGATTAAGGTAGAAGCAAACATAGAAGATGTAGGTTTACTTGATAATGGGCAAATGGGTGTTCCGGAGGATTTTAACCAAGTTGGTTGGTTTAAAGAAGGAATTATGCCCGGAGAACAAGGAAATGCTGTTTTAGCAGGGCATGTGGATAGTAAAACTGGTCCGGCTATTTTCTATCGATTAGATCAGTTATCTGTTGGTGATGAAGTAACTGTCCAGGATGAAAATGGAAAGACTCTTACCTTTGTCGTATATGATAAAAAAAGCTTTGAAACGGAAACCGCACCAGTACAAAAAATCTTTGGTTTCTCCTATCGAAGTCAATTAAACCTCATTACATGTACCGGATCCTTTAACAGGGAGAAAGGCACACATGAGGAGAGATTGGTTGTCTATACGGTTTTGAAAACCTAA